From the genome of Winogradskyella forsetii, one region includes:
- a CDS encoding glycosyltransferase family 2 protein, whose amino-acid sequence MAKIKVIIPAFNEAQSIPLVIKAIPSIVDEIIVVSNNSTDDTEINAKNAGATVLAEQQKGYGYACLKGMDYISKLEIKPDIIVFLDGDYSDYPEELTKIVQPILEENVDFVVGARTKELREAGSMTTPQIFGNWLATSLMTLFFRSKFTDLGPFRAIKYHKLLDLKMEDKTYGWTVEMQLKALKQNLNYREIPVNYRNRIGVSKVSGTIKGAIFAGIKILIWIFKYSFK is encoded by the coding sequence ATGGCGAAAATCAAAGTTATCATTCCTGCTTTTAATGAGGCACAATCTATTCCTCTCGTCATAAAAGCAATTCCATCTATTGTAGATGAAATTATTGTGGTAAGCAATAATTCTACAGATGATACAGAAATTAACGCCAAAAATGCTGGTGCAACTGTGTTGGCAGAGCAGCAAAAAGGCTATGGCTATGCCTGCTTGAAAGGAATGGATTATATTTCCAAACTAGAAATTAAACCAGATATTATTGTTTTTTTAGATGGTGATTATAGCGATTATCCTGAGGAATTAACCAAAATAGTTCAACCCATCTTAGAAGAAAATGTGGACTTTGTAGTTGGTGCCCGCACAAAAGAATTACGTGAAGCGGGTTCAATGACCACACCACAAATTTTCGGTAATTGGTTAGCAACAAGTTTAATGACACTTTTTTTTCGTTCAAAGTTTACAGATTTAGGACCCTTTAGAGCCATTAAATACCATAAGCTCCTAGACCTAAAGATGGAAGATAAAACTTATGGTTGGACGGTGGAGATGCAATTGAAAGCTTTAAAACAAAACCTAAATTATCGGGAAATCCCTGTAAATTACAGAAATAGAATAGGTGTCTCAAAAGTTTCAGGAACCATAAAAGGTGCTATCTTTGCTGGCATAAAAATCTTGATATGGATTTTTAAATATAGTTTTAAGTGA
- a CDS encoding cellulose synthase family protein, with protein MYLQYTIIVIYTIAIVLIFFYALAQLNLLYNYLSSKKKRQDCETFDFSNSEEIPVVTIQLPVFNEMYVMERLLDNIALLDYPKDKLEIQVLDDSTDETLETTRVHIDELSKIGLDITHITRTDRSGFKAGALKEGLKIAKGEYIAIFDADFLPQPNWLKRTIPYFKNEKIGVVQTRWGHINRDYSLLTKIQAFALDAHFTLEQVGRNSKGHFINFNGTAGVWRKACILDAGNWEGDTLTEDLDLSYRAQLKNWEFKYLEDVETPAELPIVISAARSQQFRWNKGGAENFRKMLKRVVTSDNISTKTKIHGLLHLLNSTMFLSIFTVAVLSIPMLYIKNEYAHLRNYFYVMSFFVMSTIIFFVCYWFMYKSIYGSGFKRFFGYIGMFFTFFSIAMGFSLHNSIAVIEGHAGKRSDFVRTPKFNLSKYKDNWKNNKYLRKNLSPNVIIEGILMLYFGFGMYSAFVVGDQGGDFGLFPFHLMLFIGFGYVFFKSLSSKI; from the coding sequence ATCTACCTTCAATATACCATAATTGTAATTTATACAATTGCCATAGTACTGATTTTCTTCTATGCTTTGGCACAGTTAAATCTGCTCTACAACTACCTGTCTTCAAAAAAGAAACGCCAAGATTGCGAGACTTTCGATTTTTCAAATTCTGAAGAAATTCCAGTGGTTACGATTCAGCTTCCCGTATTTAACGAAATGTACGTTATGGAGCGTTTGCTAGACAACATAGCGTTATTGGATTACCCTAAGGACAAGTTGGAAATTCAGGTTTTAGATGATTCAACAGACGAAACGCTAGAAACTACAAGAGTACACATAGATGAATTGTCCAAAATTGGTTTAGATATTACGCATATTACCAGAACAGATAGAAGTGGTTTCAAAGCTGGTGCACTAAAAGAAGGTCTGAAAATTGCAAAAGGCGAATATATAGCCATTTTTGATGCGGATTTTTTACCACAGCCCAATTGGTTAAAACGCACCATTCCTTATTTTAAGAATGAAAAAATTGGTGTCGTGCAGACACGTTGGGGACATATTAACAGAGATTATTCTTTGCTGACAAAAATCCAAGCGTTTGCTTTGGATGCGCATTTTACTTTAGAGCAGGTCGGTAGAAATAGCAAAGGTCACTTCATTAATTTTAATGGTACAGCTGGTGTTTGGCGAAAAGCATGCATTCTCGATGCTGGTAACTGGGAAGGTGATACACTCACGGAAGATTTAGATTTAAGTTACAGGGCACAATTAAAAAATTGGGAATTCAAATATCTTGAAGATGTTGAAACGCCTGCAGAATTACCAATCGTTATTAGTGCCGCACGCTCACAACAGTTTCGCTGGAATAAAGGCGGTGCTGAGAACTTTAGAAAGATGTTGAAACGTGTGGTCACATCAGATAATATTTCGACAAAAACGAAAATTCACGGCTTATTACATTTATTGAATAGCACTATGTTCCTAAGTATATTTACTGTTGCTGTTTTGAGTATTCCGATGTTGTATATTAAGAATGAATATGCCCATTTGCGTAACTATTTTTATGTGATGAGCTTCTTTGTTATGAGTACTATTATATTTTTTGTGTGCTATTGGTTTATGTACAAAAGTATTTATGGTAGTGGCTTCAAAAGATTTTTTGGCTATATAGGCATGTTCTTTACCTTTTTCTCAATCGCTATGGGTTTTTCACTACATAATTCCATTGCAGTTATTGAAGGCCATGCAGGGAAACGTAGCGACTTTGTACGTACGCCTAAGTTCAATTTGAGTAAGTACAAAGACAATTGGAAAAACAATAAGTACCTTAGAAAAAACCTATCGCCTAATGTCATTATAGAAGGTATTCTGATGCTTTATTTTGGCTTCGGCATGTACAGTGCTTTTGTTGTTGGCGATCAAGGTGGTGATTTTGGGTTGTTTCCGTTTCACCTCATGCTCTTTATTGGTTTTGGCTATGTGTTCTTTAAATCCTTAAGTTCTAAGATTTAG
- a CDS encoding NAD(P)/FAD-dependent oxidoreductase — MEHIVIIGNGISGVTLARHIRKLSSQPDGQAGKKITLVSAETEYFFSRTALMYIYMGHMTFEHTQPYENWFWEKNRIELKKGYVKKVETQSKTLHFAEGDTLQYDTLVIATGSKPNKFGWPGQDLEGVMGMYHKQDLDNLEKHAPNNKVCKRAVIVGGGLIGIELAEMLNSRNIPVTFLVREASFWNGVLPEGESQMINRHIKNHHIDLRLSTNLKEIKSDENGTVKSIIIEETGEEILCDVVGLTAGVTPNIDFLKDSEIETGRGVKVNRFLETNIPDVYAIGDCAEQQEPSGNRRPVEAVWYTGRMMGEVLAQTICGNKMPYNPGHWFNSAKFMDIEYQTYGWVFGEKGRPDYEQHFHWKHSDDTKCITVAYHKDTNVFLGINTFGIRLKHETFDKWLTEKRDVDYVISNLKDANFDPEFYARFEDEILAAYKRQSLLVE; from the coding sequence ATGGAACACATCGTCATTATTGGCAATGGAATTTCTGGGGTTACACTAGCCAGACATATCCGAAAGCTATCCAGCCAGCCTGACGGACAGGCAGGTAAAAAAATCACCCTTGTTTCCGCAGAAACCGAATACTTCTTCTCACGCACCGCATTAATGTACATTTATATGGGTCATATGACCTTTGAACACACGCAACCTTACGAAAATTGGTTTTGGGAAAAGAACAGAATTGAACTTAAAAAAGGTTATGTAAAAAAGGTTGAAACCCAATCTAAAACACTTCACTTTGCCGAAGGCGACACCTTACAATACGATACCTTAGTGATTGCAACAGGAAGTAAGCCTAATAAATTTGGATGGCCAGGACAAGATTTGGAAGGTGTTATGGGCATGTACCACAAACAAGATTTAGATAACCTTGAAAAGCATGCACCTAATAACAAAGTCTGTAAACGCGCCGTCATTGTTGGTGGCGGACTAATTGGAATTGAATTGGCTGAAATGTTGAATTCCAGAAACATTCCTGTCACGTTTTTAGTAAGGGAAGCCAGTTTTTGGAATGGTGTTTTGCCTGAAGGCGAAAGCCAAATGATCAACAGGCATATTAAGAATCACCATATCGATTTACGACTTTCCACGAACCTGAAAGAAATAAAATCGGACGAGAACGGTACAGTAAAATCCATAATTATTGAAGAAACAGGCGAGGAAATTCTTTGTGATGTCGTTGGACTAACAGCAGGCGTGACACCGAATATTGATTTTCTTAAAGATTCTGAAATTGAAACTGGTAGAGGCGTTAAGGTTAATCGGTTTTTAGAAACTAATATACCAGATGTATATGCTATCGGTGATTGTGCAGAACAGCAAGAACCTTCTGGCAATCGCAGACCAGTTGAAGCCGTTTGGTACACAGGACGAATGATGGGAGAGGTTTTAGCACAAACCATCTGCGGAAATAAAATGCCTTATAATCCAGGACATTGGTTTAATTCTGCAAAATTTATGGATATTGAATATCAAACTTATGGATGGGTATTTGGCGAAAAAGGACGACCAGATTATGAACAACATTTTCATTGGAAACACAGCGATGACACTAAATGTATTACTGTAGCGTATCATAAAGACACCAATGTCTTTTTAGGAATCAATACGTTTGGGATACGATTAAAACATGAAACTTTTGACAAATGGTTGACGGAAAAGCGTGATGTAGATTATGTTATATCAAATTTAAAAGACGCTAATTTTGATCCTGAGTTTTATGCAAGATTTGAAGATGAGATTCTAGCTGCATATAAGAGGCAATCACTGCTTGTTGAATAA
- a CDS encoding glycoside hydrolase family 113, with translation MRPFLHGLLVLIFIGCAAAPYKTGKINGVSFVAARSAIDTTHTIPVVNINANAAAIMPFGFIRDKSHPEIIHNSDRQWFGETREGAKQYIEELRKHDINIMIKPQLWLWHGEFTGFLKMDTEADWKQLEKSYSDFILEYAALAEDVNAEVFCIGTELEEFIKNRPAYWSALIKDIKLIYTGKLTYAANWDEFWRTPFWTELDYIGIDAYFPVSDMQTPTIEDCLKGWEKHKQGLKGFSEKLNRPILFTEYGYRSVDYTAKEPWRYDRSMTSVNHEAQNNATQALFDAVWNEEWFAGGYLWKWFREHHNVGGMENNQFTPQNKPVEQIIKAHYKKK, from the coding sequence ATGCGACCTTTTTTACATGGGCTTTTAGTTCTTATTTTTATAGGTTGTGCTGCAGCTCCTTATAAAACTGGGAAAATCAATGGTGTTAGTTTTGTAGCTGCCAGAAGTGCTATCGATACCACACATACCATACCTGTAGTTAACATTAATGCTAATGCTGCTGCGATAATGCCTTTTGGTTTTATTAGGGACAAAAGTCATCCTGAAATTATTCATAACTCAGACCGACAGTGGTTTGGTGAAACTAGGGAGGGCGCAAAACAGTATATCGAGGAACTCAGAAAACATGATATAAATATCATGATAAAACCTCAGTTATGGCTTTGGCACGGTGAGTTTACAGGGTTTTTAAAAATGGACACTGAAGCCGACTGGAAACAACTCGAAAAGTCCTATTCAGATTTTATTTTGGAATATGCGGCATTGGCGGAAGACGTAAATGCTGAAGTGTTTTGTATCGGCACCGAGCTTGAAGAATTTATAAAAAACAGGCCAGCGTATTGGTCGGCACTTATTAAGGATATTAAACTGATTTATACGGGAAAACTGACCTATGCGGCCAATTGGGACGAGTTTTGGCGAACTCCTTTTTGGACGGAATTGGATTATATTGGTATCGATGCCTACTTTCCCGTAAGTGATATGCAAACACCAACCATTGAAGATTGCCTAAAGGGTTGGGAAAAACACAAGCAAGGTTTAAAAGGCTTTTCCGAAAAGCTTAACAGACCAATATTGTTTACGGAATATGGGTATAGAAGTGTGGATTATACAGCAAAAGAGCCTTGGAGATACGACCGTTCTATGACGTCTGTTAATCACGAAGCTCAAAATAACGCCACGCAAGCTTTATTTGATGCGGTTTGGAATGAAGAGTGGTTTGCTGGAGGTTACTTGTGGAAATGGTTTAGGGAACATCATAACGTTGGAGGCATGGAAAATAACCAATTTACACCACAGAATAAACCTGTAGAACAAATAATTAAAGCTCATTATAAGAAAAAGTAA
- a CDS encoding 4Fe-4S binding protein, translating into MNTPKPSMSLTKPEAFDLTTKQRIYVAIGMIGLIILALATFNVTFPYRTIVLTIALLSISIGIVLFANDLYIKKLPGIKNDGVMFKSISSRGLWAWISGLAFTGFYILLYFKASWLGLGTDGAENTGLVALFDPLSQFLNGGQASQWFVYGTLYTIAILVFGYKFLLKYRHNKYERLRTFSVMFFQLAFAFLIPEFMARLNSDSFSLPYYDLKNIWPLNYYNFEQYRVNSFIEAGDIGLALLIFGILSIFVITPILTFKYGKRWYCSWVCGCGGLAETAGDSFRHLSDKRQFAWKIERWVVHSVVVFVVLMTTAVVYSYLGDDSSKYWLTKRTFLIGVATLLTVVFAWVMIFKREQLAKDAQYGAVGYFVIILVLLGIHFFNGSNLFLFKAETLRQSYGFLIGAIFSGVIGTGFYPIFGNRVWCRFGCPMAAILGFQQRLFSRFRITTNGGQCISCGNCSTYCEMGIDVRAYAQKGENIVRSSCVGCGICSAVCPRGVLRLENDSMKGRINANEILLGNDVDLMDLVNEK; encoded by the coding sequence ATGAACACACCAAAACCAAGCATGTCGCTTACAAAACCAGAGGCGTTTGATTTAACTACCAAGCAGCGCATCTATGTCGCTATTGGTATGATCGGACTCATAATTTTAGCTCTAGCGACCTTCAATGTCACGTTTCCCTATAGAACCATAGTACTAACTATCGCATTGCTATCCATTAGCATTGGCATCGTTTTGTTTGCAAATGACCTGTATATTAAAAAACTACCAGGCATTAAAAACGATGGTGTAATGTTTAAATCCATATCCTCTCGAGGCCTTTGGGCTTGGATTTCCGGACTAGCTTTTACGGGATTTTATATTCTTCTTTATTTTAAGGCAAGTTGGCTGGGCCTTGGAACTGATGGTGCAGAAAACACAGGTTTAGTAGCCCTTTTTGACCCATTGAGCCAATTCTTAAATGGTGGACAAGCCAGTCAGTGGTTTGTTTATGGCACATTATATACCATTGCGATTTTAGTTTTTGGGTATAAATTTTTATTGAAATACCGTCACAATAAATATGAACGCTTACGTACGTTTTCAGTAATGTTCTTTCAACTGGCATTTGCGTTTTTGATTCCTGAGTTTATGGCACGTTTAAATTCAGATTCGTTCAGTTTACCCTATTATGATTTAAAGAATATCTGGCCGCTCAATTATTATAATTTTGAACAATACCGTGTAAATTCCTTTATTGAAGCTGGTGATATTGGTTTAGCATTGTTGATTTTTGGAATTCTATCCATATTCGTCATTACACCAATTCTCACCTTTAAATACGGAAAACGATGGTACTGCTCATGGGTCTGTGGTTGTGGAGGTTTGGCTGAAACTGCAGGTGATTCTTTTAGGCATTTAAGCGACAAGCGACAGTTTGCTTGGAAAATTGAACGTTGGGTTGTACATAGTGTTGTGGTTTTTGTGGTGTTAATGACCACTGCGGTTGTTTATTCGTACTTAGGAGATGATTCTAGCAAATATTGGTTGACAAAGCGTACCTTTTTAATTGGTGTTGCAACGCTTCTAACCGTTGTTTTTGCTTGGGTCATGATTTTTAAACGAGAGCAATTAGCTAAAGACGCCCAATATGGTGCGGTCGGTTATTTTGTGATCATATTGGTTTTGTTGGGGATTCACTTTTTCAATGGGTCTAATTTATTTTTATTCAAAGCTGAAACCTTGCGTCAGAGCTACGGTTTTCTAATTGGTGCCATATTTTCTGGCGTAATTGGGACTGGGTTCTATCCTATTTTTGGTAATCGTGTGTGGTGCCGTTTTGGTTGTCCTATGGCTGCTATTCTTGGTTTTCAGCAACGTTTATTTTCAAGATTTAGAATTACGACCAATGGTGGCCAATGCATCTCATGCGGTAATTGCTCTACCTATTGTGAAATGGGAATTGATGTAAGAGCCTATGCGCAAAAAGGTGAAAATATTGTACGGTCCAGCTGTGTGGGTTGTGGCATTTGTTCCGCAGTCTGCCCAAGAGGCGTGTTGAGATTGGAAAATGATAGTATGAAAGGACGTATTAATGCAAATGAAATTCTTTTAGGAAATGATGTGGATTTGATGGATTTGGTGAATGAGAAATAG
- a CDS encoding mannosyltransferase: MQALTNVFKYHKIPLLFMLLSSIFYLSFAYDLVRTDVTKLVLLYVALFVFGFQIIKISGFRLLAISAIVFRVLFLFAIPNLSQDFYRFIWDGQMIMIGFNPYLSTPDFQMEMGILSGFPNQVELYNGMGALSASHYTNYPPLKQLCFVIGNLFPGHSILSSVIGMRLLIIAADIGTLYFGKKLLDRLKLPSKRIFWYILNPFIIIELTGNLHFEGIMIFFLVWSLYLLHAGKWKWAAVVLACSISVKLIPLMFLPLFFGWFTSTTLSERKEKRNLFKLILFYTFIVGTVLLFFLPFFSMEFVNNYAKTMGLWFGNFEFNASIYYLARAIGYAITGYNEIAVIGKVLPAITVLIILGLAFFKRNNSLPKLITSMVLVLSCYLFLSTTVHPWYIAPLVLFGVFTNYKFPLVWSLVVILSYLAYSNTDNSENLWIIALEYGVVLSFFIWEVFIKKRLPVTQQSNVII; the protein is encoded by the coding sequence ATGCAGGCATTAACCAACGTATTTAAATATCATAAAATACCACTCCTCTTCATGTTGTTGAGCAGTATTTTTTATCTATCATTTGCTTATGATTTGGTACGCACAGATGTGACAAAACTAGTGTTGCTTTATGTCGCACTTTTTGTCTTTGGGTTTCAGATTATAAAAATTTCAGGTTTTAGGTTACTCGCCATTTCAGCCATTGTATTTCGGGTTTTATTTCTCTTTGCCATTCCGAATTTATCGCAGGATTTTTACCGTTTTATTTGGGATGGACAAATGATAATGATTGGTTTTAATCCTTACTTGAGCACACCTGATTTTCAAATGGAAATGGGCATCCTTTCGGGTTTTCCCAATCAAGTAGAACTATATAACGGCATGGGCGCATTAAGTGCTTCCCACTACACCAATTATCCACCTTTAAAACAACTTTGTTTTGTTATAGGAAATCTTTTTCCGGGACACAGTATTTTAAGTTCTGTAATAGGCATGCGATTGCTTATAATTGCGGCCGACATTGGTACACTTTATTTCGGCAAAAAGCTATTGGACCGTCTAAAACTACCTTCAAAACGAATCTTTTGGTACATTCTAAATCCATTTATCATCATCGAATTAACAGGTAATCTTCATTTTGAAGGGATTATGATTTTCTTTCTCGTTTGGTCCTTATATCTATTACACGCTGGAAAATGGAAATGGGCAGCTGTAGTTTTGGCTTGTTCTATTTCGGTGAAGTTGATTCCGCTGATGTTTTTGCCTTTGTTTTTTGGTTGGTTCACTTCGACTACGCTCAGTGAGCGAAAAGAAAAACGAAATCTATTTAAGTTAATACTATTTTATACGTTTATAGTTGGAACGGTACTACTATTCTTCCTGCCATTCTTCTCCATGGAATTCGTCAATAATTATGCAAAAACTATGGGTCTTTGGTTTGGAAATTTTGAGTTTAATGCGAGTATTTATTATCTCGCAAGAGCTATCGGTTATGCCATAACCGGTTACAATGAAATTGCTGTTATCGGTAAAGTTCTACCTGCAATTACAGTACTTATAATTCTTGGGTTAGCGTTTTTTAAAAGAAACAATAGTTTACCCAAACTAATCACATCGATGGTATTGGTATTATCTTGTTATTTGTTTTTGAGTACAACCGTTCATCCTTGGTATATTGCACCTTTAGTCTTATTTGGTGTGTTTACGAATTACAAATTTCCCTTGGTTTGGTCATTGGTTGTGATCTTAAGTTATTTGGCGTATTCTAATACTGATAATTCTGAAAATTTATGGATTATTGCTTTGGAATATGGAGTTGTGTTATCCTTTTTTATATGGGAAGTTTTTATAAAAAAAAGACTGCCAGTTACCCAGCAGTCTAATGTTATTATATAA
- a CDS encoding VOC family protein: protein METSFHMSLPCLSVEETKSFYLDNIGASLGRANDNWIDINLFGHQLTFIQAEKFNFNSPNYVFEGKMLPSFHFGVIVDVDQWGELYAKLNHLNLKVVTQTTFLKDKTGEHLSFFIKDANDYMLEFKSFKDANDMFKV from the coding sequence ATGGAAACTTCATTTCACATGTCCTTGCCGTGTTTGAGTGTAGAGGAAACAAAAAGCTTTTACCTCGATAACATCGGAGCTTCCTTGGGAAGAGCAAACGATAATTGGATAGATATCAATTTATTTGGTCATCAACTCACATTTATTCAAGCCGAAAAATTTAACTTCAATAGTCCAAATTATGTATTTGAAGGTAAAATGTTACCCTCATTTCATTTTGGAGTTATTGTAGATGTTGACCAATGGGGCGAACTCTATGCAAAATTGAATCATTTAAACTTAAAAGTGGTCACCCAAACCACATTCTTAAAAGATAAAACGGGCGAACATTTGTCTTTTTTCATTAAAGATGCTAACGATTATATGTTAGAATTTAAAAGCTTTAAAGACGCTAACGATATGTTTAAAGTGTAA
- a CDS encoding carbon-nitrogen hydrolase family protein: protein MEEQKIENIELQYLTVDDYEELKSATLESYGGVLNSYWKKHHIERLTSIFPQGQVVIKIDGNIAGCALSLIVDYDKVEDNHTYADIIEGDKFNNHDEFGDVLYGIDVFIKPEYRGLRLGRRLYDYRKELCENLNLKGIVFGGRMPNYHKFQSELTPKEYIERVKHKEIHDPVLNFQISNDFHPLRIIKGYLEGDTASSEYAVLMEWDNIYYTKKSKKASSVKTIVRLGLIQWQMRTYNSLEELMQQVEYFVDSVSAYRSDFALFPEFFNAPLMAKFNHMHEPDAIRELAKYTDIIVEKMQQLSISYNINIITGSMPELIDDKLFNVGYLCRRDGSLERYEKIHVTPDEAKVWGMQRGHKLQTFDTDCGKIGVLICYDSEFPELSRLLSDEGMDILFVPFLTDTQNGYSRVRLCAQARAIENECYVAIAGSVGNLPNVNNMDIQYAQSAVFTPCDFSFPSNGIKAEATTNTEMILVADVDLSLLRELHAFGAVKNLKDRRKDVYDVIRVNK from the coding sequence ATGGAAGAACAGAAAATTGAAAATATAGAATTACAGTATTTAACGGTTGATGATTACGAAGAACTAAAATCGGCAACCTTAGAATCCTATGGCGGTGTTTTAAATTCCTATTGGAAAAAACACCATATAGAACGCCTAACATCCATTTTTCCGCAAGGCCAGGTGGTCATTAAAATTGATGGTAACATTGCGGGTTGTGCGTTGTCGCTTATTGTAGATTATGATAAGGTAGAGGATAACCATACCTATGCGGATATTATTGAAGGCGATAAATTTAATAATCACGATGAATTTGGTGATGTGCTCTACGGTATCGATGTGTTTATTAAACCTGAATACAGAGGGTTAAGATTAGGAAGGCGTCTATATGATTACAGAAAAGAGCTTTGCGAAAACTTGAATCTCAAAGGTATTGTTTTTGGCGGACGAATGCCAAACTATCATAAGTTTCAGAGTGAATTAACGCCAAAAGAGTATATTGAAAGAGTTAAGCACAAAGAAATTCATGATCCGGTTTTAAACTTTCAGATTTCAAATGATTTTCATCCTTTACGAATTATAAAAGGTTATTTGGAAGGCGATACCGCGTCAAGCGAATATGCAGTTTTGATGGAATGGGATAATATTTATTATACCAAGAAAAGTAAAAAAGCGAGCAGTGTAAAAACTATTGTCAGGTTAGGTTTGATCCAATGGCAAATGCGTACCTATAATAGTTTGGAGGAATTGATGCAACAGGTGGAATATTTTGTAGATAGTGTTTCGGCGTACCGTTCAGATTTTGCCTTGTTTCCTGAGTTTTTCAATGCACCGTTGATGGCAAAGTTCAACCACATGCACGAACCAGATGCGATAAGGGAATTGGCAAAATATACGGATATCATTGTCGAAAAAATGCAGCAATTATCCATTTCGTATAATATCAATATCATAACAGGTAGTATGCCAGAGCTTATTGACGATAAACTTTTTAACGTCGGTTATCTTTGTCGAAGAGACGGTAGTTTGGAGCGTTATGAAAAAATTCATGTAACGCCAGATGAAGCCAAAGTTTGGGGCATGCAGCGTGGTCATAAATTGCAAACTTTTGATACGGACTGTGGTAAAATAGGGGTTTTGATTTGTTACGATTCTGAATTTCCTGAGCTATCGCGATTATTGTCTGATGAAGGTATGGATATTCTGTTTGTACCGTTTTTAACGGATACCCAAAATGGTTATTCGAGAGTGCGTTTGTGTGCTCAAGCCAGAGCTATAGAAAACGAATGCTATGTGGCCATTGCAGGAAGCGTAGGGAATTTACCAAATGTGAATAATATGGATATTCAATATGCGCAATCAGCCGTGTTTACGCCGTGCGATTTTTCATTTCCTAGTAATGGGATAAAAGCGGAAGCGACAACCAATACTGAAATGATATTGGTTGCCGATGTGGATTTGAGCCTGTTAAGGGAACTGCACGCTTTTGGTGCTGTAAAAAATTTAAAAGATCGCAGAAAAGATGTTTATGATGTTATTCGAGTAAATAAATAA